In a single window of the Pseudogemmatithrix spongiicola genome:
- a CDS encoding RNA polymerase sigma factor, with product MPSDETLDADQAVIDRVLAGDRNAFGILIERYSDPLYRHAYGMTGSADVAEDILQVSFIKAYHHLAEVRGRFDAWVFRIVANGCKDWLKNIRRTHLSYEEDDQPSGFETPEEELDRGELRRDLDGALGALPDSLREAFVMKHVEGRSYEEMAVLLDATVGALKMRVHRAREALQKLLEERYA from the coding sequence GTGCCATCGGACGAAACGCTTGACGCCGACCAGGCGGTCATTGACCGCGTGCTCGCCGGGGACCGCAATGCCTTCGGCATCCTGATCGAGCGCTACAGCGATCCGCTGTATCGCCACGCCTACGGGATGACGGGCAGCGCGGACGTCGCGGAAGACATCCTGCAAGTGTCGTTCATCAAGGCGTATCACCATCTCGCCGAAGTGCGCGGCCGGTTCGACGCGTGGGTGTTCCGGATCGTGGCCAATGGCTGCAAGGATTGGCTGAAGAACATCCGGCGCACGCACCTGAGCTACGAGGAAGACGACCAGCCGTCGGGCTTCGAGACGCCGGAGGAGGAGCTGGATCGTGGGGAGCTGCGGCGCGATCTCGATGGTGCGCTGGGGGCCCTGCCGGACTCGTTGCGGGAAGCGTTCGTGATGAAGCACGTCGAGGGCCGCTCGTACGAGGAGATGGCGGTGTTGCTCGACGCGACGGTCGGTGCCCTGAAGATGCGAGTCCATCGCGCCCGTGAGGCGCTGCAGAAACTGCTGGAGGAGCGATACGCGTGA
- a CDS encoding GxxExxY protein, producing MRARGPSGCSGVPRSVRRRSRFVTGSARPWHDNRAVAAPMTYHHSCETYKARRHEGDDLEFEPLSREVIGAAIEVHRRLGPGLLESVYQRCLAIELEYRGIPSRQEVPVPLAYRGQTFADSYRIDLVVDDSVIVEVKSVQRLERVHQAQLLTYLRLTRIRTGLLFNFNTAVLRHGILRMRL from the coding sequence ATGCGGGCTCGCGGCCCCAGCGGCTGTTCGGGCGTCCCGCGATCGGTTCGACGACGCTCCCGCTTCGTGACGGGCTCTGCACGCCCCTGGCACGACAATCGAGCTGTCGCCGCCCCGATGACTTACCACCATTCGTGTGAGACATACAAGGCACGAAGACACGAAGGAGATGACTTGGAGTTTGAGCCGCTTTCTCGAGAGGTGATTGGCGCCGCGATTGAGGTCCATCGTAGGCTCGGGCCCGGCCTCCTCGAGTCGGTGTATCAGCGATGCTTGGCCATTGAGCTGGAGTATCGCGGGATTCCGAGCCGCCAAGAGGTTCCCGTGCCGCTCGCCTATCGAGGCCAGACGTTCGCGGACAGCTATCGCATCGATCTCGTTGTCGACGATTCTGTGATTGTCGAGGTGAAGAGCGTGCAACGATTGGAGCGCGTGCATCAGGCACAGCTGCTCACCTACTTGCGGCTCACCCGCATTCGGACCGGTCTGCTATTCAACTTCAACACCGCAGTGCTGAGACACGGCATCCTTCGCATGCGACTCTAG